In Vicia villosa cultivar HV-30 ecotype Madison, WI linkage group LG7, Vvil1.0, whole genome shotgun sequence, the DNA window atgtttagctactcataataatgAAGAAAATTGCAAAAGTAGGTGTATACATTACAAGAGATGAGGATTGCTTCAATCTCCAATCGCTTCCGCTCTTGAAGATATCTCTTTCCAAAACCCTTGATTCTCTTTTCCTCCGTTCAATTCTCCTAATATGATCCCAGATCCTTTTCTTTGTCTTCTCTGCTCCTTTTTGTATTCCTAGGCCAGAACTCAAGTCTCCGGCCAAGTCCGAAATACCCTTTTCTCTCACAGATTCAAAATAACTAAAAATTGGGATTTCTGCTCGCAcgctgacacggtcgtgtcagaGGACACGGTCCGACCGTGTCATGCTTCCTGTacccaaaaattgcattttttttcttctttgcctgacacggtcgtgtcagaTGACACCaccagaccgtgtcagcttctttgGCCCTTCGAAAAGCTGTCTTGATGTATTCAGAACTCCGCTGTTCGACCATAGTACCTGAGGCAATGAAAACTACCAATCTAGACAAAAAAAAGACATCAAAGGAACTCTTAAACTACTAAATAAACTTAACAAAGATTAAAACACATAACACTAAATACTTGACCAAAATGCTAAAATAACTTACTAACATGTTGCAAACTATGACAAAATATTACCGAGAATAGAATGAAAAGTAgcagaaatggtgaccgatcagtaatcaagattgattagtggattaaatcctcagttgaggtaaatcactctgtcataccccaaaatttgcccacacttttcaaaaattcgaaactatttcaaaaaattgaattttataaaatcttgggttcatttacattggtatcttaaattttatatatattcgatttaaagtatattttaaaatataatagtttactcttaaactatttatattttaataaatagaaaaatgctgACCGATACTCCATATGCtttcaattggttttttatttcaaacaaataatatagcatAATCGGTAAGGAGGTAAAGTTTGCAAATACAAGGTCACGAGTTCGAATCCCACTTTTAACATTCTTTCCCCTTCAATTTGTTTCtaactataattttatttttatttaacaaatcacaaaaagaaataaaataagttttttttattattatcattttattttaattttcgttttattttatttaattttttttaaatattcatttttttacttttattcactttttattcaaaatcacaaaaaaaaaattaagtattagtattacttatatatattttttacgtTTTATTTCAAGTATTATGTTTTAATATCATTTAACCACAAAATCATAAACCAATAAAGACCTTAACTTTTCAAAAACACcaatttatttatttccaaaGCAATACTCCGACAGATGGAAGCCACATGAATGCCAAAACTTAATGACATTTAATCTGTGTTTTTAATTTGATTTCAGGTTGGATATTTCTCGGAGGTgataaaaggagaaaaaaaatgaTTCTCTCCCAAAAGAAACAATTTCAAACCCTTAACCTCTCTCACCATTAACCAATTCTCACGTACAAAGCCATACCAAAACCTGTACAGGAAAAAGAAACAATTTCAAACCCTtaatttgttgtgttgttgtctTTGTCATTTATACAGGAAAAAGAAGAAACGAGCCGTGAAACAACACCACAACGCCGACAGCCAAAGCACCTCCTCACCGGCGAAACTCCCTCCGATTCACTCACCAGCCGCCGACGAAAGCAACAAGCGCTCATCCCAACCAACAACGACGCAGACACGGCAACAATCCAGATCCTGTTTCAGCCACCATATGGATCCCCTTCAGTTCGAGATGTGAAATGAAGAGATCCACGTCTTTTGAATTCCGTCGCCGACGTTGACATCAGGTTATTAAGGTTCTCATTTTTCTTCCTAATTCATGCTTATTTTCTTGTTTCAGTGTTGTGGTTATGCATTTCTGTATTTTGGATAAATGAATGAAGTTTCTATAGTTCTATTAATACACTTGAAAtccttattaatattaatattaattgattattttattagttaataaatattatctataatataagaaagttctATCTTTTTGAACTTTCTATGTGGTGCTGCCAAGTGGCTTAGTCTTAGAGCAGAATTTGTTTCTTCTTGATGCGCCATGTGTAATTTTGAGGATTAATGAAGGTATGTTGTTCCATATTCCACCATTGATGTCTCATATAATTGGCATTAAGTTCGGTTTGTCCATGCAGCTTCTATGCTCCATTATTATGTGTTACAAGCATAACTTAATGAGGACTTTATATGCTTCTTTCCATTCAGCTTCAGCATCGGTTATGGTTATGTAATGAAGAGTGGAATGAAGAGTTTGTAACTCCTACATGGTTTTGTTATTTATAGTATTGTTTGGCTACACTTTTCTGCAGTATCATACCAGTGTTCAATATGGCAAGACCATTAGCAAAAATATGTGACATCAATGACAGCAAAGAACTTTGGAAAGTTGCTGTTCGTGTGCACCACAAATGGACAGTTGTTTCGAAGAAGAGGgagcattttgagatgatttgTGTTGATGTATCGGTAATGAAGTGAATTGTTCGGTTgttttttcatatattgtttCCGGTTTGTTGTATGTTTGATTTTAGTGTTTTTTCCAGGGTGGTGACATACATGTTGTTGTTCCTGCACCGCATGTAtctcttttttctgaaaaaatggtCTTGGATCATAGTTACACTGTTTCCAATTTTAAGGTTCAGGCTAATGTTGCGGCTTTCAGACCTTCGTCTCATAAGTTTATGTTGAAGTTTACTGCTGGCACTACGGTTACGGATGATAACAACGCTGAAATACCTCCAAAGCCGTTGGTGTTTACTAAATTTACTGATATAATAAACGGCAACTTTAACAAGGATGTGCTAATAGGTAGaatattttatctctattctgTTTTACTGGATTTGTTTTTTATGTGTTGTTTCATTTTAAGGTTTTTTGGCTGTATGTGTTTTAGATGTCATTGGTATGGTGGAAAGTATTGGGTATTCACATACCACATCAGGTGGCCGGAAGCAGCTGATTAACATGATGCTGCGTGACGGGGGTTTGTATTCATATTTATTGTATAATTTATCGAACATATCTTATGTGACTATGTAGATGACATGGTTTGTATTATTTCTTCAGTGAGAATACTATCAATTGCACGCTTTGGGAATCCTATGTTGAACAATTCATGAAGTTCAAGCAGGAGCGCGGAGATGATTCGGGTCTTATTTTTGTCATGATTCAATATGCTAAAGTCAAGGAACAGGGTTAGTAATTGATCAAGTTTGGTGTTAGATATCCTTGTATTTTGATACAGATGGTTATGTAACATTCTATTTGAATAGGTAAGTTTCCACTGTCCGTGACAAACACGTTTAATGTTACCGTCCTTGGTTTGAATACTGATTTGCTGCCGATGAAAGAGTTTATAGAAAGGTATGCTCCCTGGATTTGCTCTTGTGTGGTtttaatttttatgcaatgtgATTGTTACATTACTGTCTTCCTTTGACAGTTTTCCGAAGGATTCCATGATTACGTTGTCTGGCCAGGAGGGTTCCAATTCACAGCTTTCAGCACAGAACTCTGAAAATCAACAGATGACTCCTGTACAGAAATTGCTTTCAAAGGCTGTTGTAATGCCTATTGGGGATATTATTAAACTCAGAACTGTATGTTTGGAAGTTGTTGGCCATTTATTCTGATTTAGTATATATTTCCATTTTTCCGTTGCATTTGACTGTGTATCGTATTATCTTTTGGTTCCATAATTGCAGATTACATTTTGTGCGACTGTTGGAGAAACTAAAATGCTGGTTGCCTCTCCGTATGGCTGGTATTATCGTGGTTGTCATGCTTGCTCATGTATTGCGCGTGGTGACAGAGCTCCGTTTGAGTGTGAGGCTGGACATTTCACTGAGGCAGAGATTTTTAGGTTAACATCCTTGtcacatgttttatgttatttCATTTATATGTTTCATTGTCAAGGTACTGAACATGACCTTTTTGAGTGCTCTATGTATACTGCGAATGTAGGTATAAGATTGAGATTGAGGTTACTCATGCCGGGAATAGCTGTAACTTTCTATTTTGGGACCGAGAGTTGAGTTACTTTTGGGATTGTCTGCTTCTCAGCTGCGTCATACAATGATTAAGGTATTTCCGTTTACATACCGTTGGAAAAACATAGACAATTATGCCAGAGTTAACTGATCTTTGTCTTGCAATCTCCTACAGGCTGGCATTCATGATCCCTTGGAATTCCCACTGGCATTGGATCAGATGTTGGATTGCAAGATGGCTTTCAAAGTTAAGTGGCAACCACGTTGGAAGAATGCCTCTGTCGTTATGCTATTGAAGAATGACCCTTTTGTGAAAGAGCTTGCTGATCAGTTTGACACAGATGAAGTATTTGAATTTAATCTTTGCACGTGTTATGCAACTTAAAATCATTTTAAACTGACTTTGCGCATATTATGATTTTGTACTATCTTTCGAATGATTTGTAGATGAAACAACCTGCTGTCGAAGCAATGACCACTATTCGATCCGAACCTAATTTTGTCGTCGTAAGGACGTTTACTGTACTAAAATATACTCCACTTTTAATGTACTGTTGAATATTAATTGTGTGATGTTTGTTCACTTATGTATCAGGATCTTGATGTGAGTTCAACGCACAACACATATCCAGTTACTCCTACTGGAAAAAGACACTTTCCAGGTGCATCAAGCGAGTCAACAACCTCGGATGCCACGTGCGATGGAGAAATTTCATCAAACAAgttaaagaaaattataaaaatagagaAGATAGATTAGTAGTTCCTGCATAATTTTATGTATGTTTGggtgtgtttttgttttatggtgTGGACATGTTTTATTTCCTTTCcactttatttgttttttgtttgtattGCCACATAAACAAATCAGACTTGTAAGTCTGTTTCTTTTGGTTTGGTAACAACTATGTAATTTAATTTCTGTTATCTTAATATAAGACTTTTCTGTTTTTCCTTAATCATATATTCAACTGCTATGATATTCTTTGTTTTTTACTCATCTCCAATATCCAAACTAGCATTACATGCTATTGTTAAAACATATTGTTACAACTAATAACAACCACAATTTGCATTATTGGTTACGACTACACGGGTAAAAGACACATAAACCTTATTCAAGAGTTACGCACGTGAAAATGAACTTGCATTTTTACTGAGAAGTCCACAGAACTAGCATGCACCGACCAAATTCTCCGTTGAATGTCATAAACGTATTAAAAAGTTCCTAACATGAAATTGAACTTGCAATTATGCTGAGAAATCAACACACCTAACCTGCCCCGACAAAATGCTCCGTTGAatgttataaataatcaaaattaatatAGCTGTGCATATGACATTGTATGTATTGTCTTCAAATTGTTGACATTTATCTAAGCACCTGTTGCAATTGGCTTGAATGGGATCACCTACTGAGTTAAATAAAGGTACACATGAGAGTTAGAAATATGTTAATGTCCATTCATGTTCTCATTAATAAGGACTGTTATAATAGGTAATATAAAGATTGTACATAACGTTTTGAAATTATAATGACAAGACCTTCCATTTGCATTGTATAAAGTATATAGCAGATAATGCTTCACTTATTGCCTTATCCCAATGAACTTTCCAACATACCCCATTAATATTATATCTGTTTGTTTCATAACAACTGTTATCACTTGAGTAATGTGAATCCATACAGTTTTATATTGTAGAATTCATACAGTTTAATATTGTAATTGGAATTGATTTATATGATTAGTCCACTCATATTCTTCTTAGAACTACTTACTGGCATCGTAGCTAAATTTAGGAAATATGCTAGAAACTAATGAACAAACCAGTCATACTAACTCTTCTATTTGCTAGACAAAGTAGAAGACTTAGAATGAAGGAGAAGAGAGATGCCCAATGCACTGAATCAGATCATTCTCGAAACTTGGTAGATAAAACTGATGTAAGTGATGCAAGGAAGAAAAGAAGGCTGATATTGCAAAATAAGAAATCATCATGTGGTCATCCTACCAGTGCCCCATCCCCAAGTATAGTCTCCCCAGTTTCTATTCCAAATGTAGAAGATAGAGCTCATTCAATTGATGCTCGCAAGAAAAGAAGGCTTATATTAGAGAATAGAAAGTTTTCTGTCATACAACCTGAAACACAGTATTCCCAAGTGCCACTGTCTAACTCCGAGGATGAATGCAGCTCATCCAATacttcagactctgaagatgataTGGAACAAGCACCGTTAGCAGATTCAAATTTACAAGGTAATATTACAAGGACTAAACATTTCAACGGCATATCAAATTTTTAGATCACAAATGACAATATGATAATTTCTAAATCTGCAGAATATTCTGATATAGGGGATCAAATATGGGAATGTACATATTTCCATGCACACATGTGGCTTCAAGAACGTGCCAGTAAAACCAAAAAGGGACATGTTCCCACATTCCATTGCTGTTGTCGCGGTGGTAAAATTGTTGTACCTTTACTTGAAGAGGCACCCCCACTGTTGAGACATCTGCTGTTTAACAAAACATCTACCGAGAGCAAAAATTATCGAAATAATATTCGAACATACAACTCAATGTTTTCGTTTACTTCTCCTGGAATGAAATTTGACACCACATATTCAAAGAAAGGAGGACCACCAACTTTGAGACTGCACGGTCAAACCTGTCATCGAATAGGTACTCTACTACCAGAAAATGGAGACCGTCCGCAATATGCTCAGCTATATATTTATGACACAGATAATGAAGTTACTAATAGAATGAAGTGTTTCAGGTATTTCTAATAATCCACAAATAGTTAAGGTCTTCGTGATCATtacctatatttatttttaacgtcGCATAAAATCCGTAGAGACAATACTGAAATTGATGAGAACACTGTTCATAATTTGAAGATCATGTTAGATGAGTTCAATATTCATGCAAAAGTCTTTAGAATGGCGAGGGATGTCCTGGAAGATAATGCATTCTTAGACTTAAAACTGAGGGTTATATGTGATAGACCTGAGGATGGACGCGTGTATAACAGACCAACGGTTTCAGAAGTTGCTGCACTAATTGTGGGAGACATTGATTCTGCGCTTAATAGGGACATTATTATTCAAGCACGCAACGGTGGTTTGCAACGTATTGATGAGTTTCATCCAGCATATTTGGCATATCAATACCCTCTGATATTTGCGTATGGTGAAGATGGTTATAGGAAAAATATATTGCATAGATATCGCCATGAAACTGAGGTGACCCGACAAAATCGTCAGAGCATCAAGGACTGGCTTTCATACAGGTTACAAGACCGTAGCGAGGAGGCAAAAACTTTGCTACACTCACGGCGTCTATTTCAACAGTTCTTGGTCGATGGTTATTGTATGATGGAATCTGAAAGGCTGAACTGGTTGCGAAATAATCAATCAAAATTAAGAGTGGGAAAATATAAAAGGTTGACAGATGAATGCAATAACGATGATGGCAGACAACAACAAAAGCGGGGAAAGCGAGTTGTCTTGCCTTCATCTTTTGTTGGGGGAAAAAGATATATGGATCAACTGTATTTTGACGGAATGGAAATTTCAAGTAGATTGGGTTTTCCAGACCTATTCATTACATTTACTTGCAATCCAACATGGCCAAAAATTATCCGTGCCTTGTCCGAAACTGGGTTACAACCACACGATCGACCCGATATTATTACTAAagtcttcaaaatcaaatttgacGAACTCATTGCAGATATAACAAAAAAGCATGTTCTAGGGAAAGTTTTGGCCTGTAAGTATGCTTTTTTatgttcttttaattaattaacatcTTCTTCCTAAATTGAAATTACATATTAACTAACTGGTACATTTATAGTTAT includes these proteins:
- the LOC131616990 gene encoding uncharacterized protein LOC131616990, whose amino-acid sequence is MVLDHSYTVSNFKVQANVAAFRPSSHKFMLKFTAGTTVTDDNNAEIPPKPLVFTKFTDIINGNFNKDVLIDVIGMVESIGYSHTTSGGRKQLINMMLRDGVRILSIARFGNPMLNNS
- the LOC131618716 gene encoding uncharacterized protein LOC131618716 — translated: MIQYAKVKEQGKFPLSVTNTFNVTVLGLNTDLLPMKEFIESFPKDSMITLSGQEGSNSQLSAQNSENQQMTPVQKLLSKAVVMPIGDIIKLRTITFCATVGETKMLVASPYGWYYRGCHACSCIARGDRAPFECEAGHFTEAEIFRYKIEIEVTHAGNSCNFLFWDRELSYFWDCLLLSCVIQ